DNA from Coffea arabica cultivar ET-39 chromosome 10c, Coffea Arabica ET-39 HiFi, whole genome shotgun sequence:
CCTTTCGAGTAAGATAAGCTATGTTAATGTGAACCTTGAATTCTGGTCAAAATTAATTATACATTGATCTGTTATCTAtaggaaagaggaaaaaaaccTGTTGGAGTTCCTTTTTCTATTGTTCACATTGGTTGTTTGTTGTTTCTTATATGACAAGAGGGTGAAGAACATGGATATCTCCTAGTCAAGGTTTCTAGCCATCTTATCCAATGAGACTGGAATTCAGCCTCCATTAATCTTGCTTTCATATGGCTGGGTTGTGCATCAGATAATGTCTCAACTGAGTTATATATACAAAATACTTTATGAAAGCCTATGCCTTTATAATTTTGCCTTCCTGCAATATGATGATTAGGAAGATTATAGTGTTACCCTATCTGGTTTACCATATATTTCTGTACATGTCCTTGTTTGGTTTACTTTGGGTAAGGAAATGAATTGATCAGGTTTTGATGCTTCTTGTTTCAATTTATTACATAGGCCTATCAACAAGAAGCAATGAACTTGGTAGTCAAGTTACTGTGATTGGATTCTGCTGTATTCTACAGCTcttcaagaaaatgaagttgtAAACAAGAATCCATGAATTTGATAGCTGAGTTACTGTGATAGGATTCTGCTGTAATCTACAGCTCTTCAAAAAAATTGAAGTTGGTTTGCTCAGTTGTTCTACCGACCTGCTTTGAGATCCTTGTGTTCCCTGTATATGAGAAAAGAGAATAAAAATATAGGCTTAATCATTCTAAGAGATGGCATCGTTGTTATTATTTTAAAGGACAAATGTCTTATTCTTTGTACCCTATTCAATTATTTACTCTAGGAGTAAACAGTACTGCTTCGTCCTGAAGCATGCTATAGTTGTTTCTCCTACTTCATTTATTTGCTTAATATGGTTTTGCTCCTTTTGATTAGCAAGCATTATGTATCTCTATGTAGTCATTTCAGTTTGTCATGcataatttttttccccttttgttaTGTGTCCCATCTTGCATCTGTTAGTGTAAACCACTGCATAGAGGTtcaaaagatagaaagaaaTTTACAGTTGTAAAGAACCTGGTGTTCATAGGAAAGTCGGGCAATATGGGAGACTAGCACACAaacttacacacacacacactctctctgtctctcttcCATACCCTGTAAAAGAATACAACATCCGGTTTTAGTTTATTTCTGCTTTACTTTTTCATTTGTCACAAGATGGGGGAAAGAACTCTCAGAATAGGAAGAACGGAAGGTATTGAATGGGATGTAATAGCACTGGATTAGTCTTTCAGCTTTGGGTGGAGAAAAGTTCTTTATTCCATGGAATACAGTTAGACTTTGATCTCTCTGCTGTGGCATACCACTGCTTGCACTTCAAGGTCAATACCATGCCAAATCTGGTTTAGTTAAGTTTAATGGAAGATGCTAGCTTGCAGTTGTAACTAGTAAATTGTCCTTGTTAATGGATGATGCTATCTTACTTCTATTGCAATGGAGATTCATATAGTGAAAGAAGTATCCAACTTTGATGAGATGAAAGTCATGCATCAATGTTCTTATGCTGGTTAGTGCTACGTCTGATTGAAGTTTTGCCCTTCTGGATTCTTTTACTTTGATTTCCTAGGTTTTCTGCAATACATGTGAAGTATTCACACAGAATCAGGCAGTTCATGCTGGTAGTTTtctgaatgtgaaattttacaCTTGcgacaaaaaatatataaatatatactcTTGGAAACTTTTTCACTGTGCTTGATTGTTATTTGGGTAACAAATGGAAGCTAATAGTtcacttttaaaaaatttttttttttacatcgCAAGAGATGGGGAGGATGTTTGGGTGGATTGGCTTGTTTTGGCAATCAAAAAGGTGACAAACGTATTGTACCGGCTTCTCTTATCCCTGAGGCAACTTCAGTTGCCAATCAGCCTAATGGAGCTCAAGTTGGAGGATTGACTAATCAGAATGCAGCGCTCTTGGCTCCACCATCTTCACCTGCTTCCTTCTCAAATTCAGCACTCCCTTCAACAGTTCAGTCCCCCAGCTGTTTCTTGTCTGCAAATTCACCTGGGGGTCCTTCTTCAACCATGTTTGATACTGGTCCATTTGCCCATGAGACACAACTGGTATCTCCTCCAGTTTTCTCGACTTTCACAACTGAGCCTTCTACTGCTCCTCTCACACCCCCTCCAGAATTAGCACACTTAACTACCCCCTCTTCACCTGATGTACCATATGCTCAGTTTCTCTCATCTTCAGCTGGTTTTAGAAGCTCTGGGAAGACAAATTATGTCGCTGCTAGTGATCCTCAAGCGACATATTCACTGTTTCCTGGGAGTCCTGCAAGTACTCTTAGATCACCTGTTTCAAGGGCTTCCCGTGATGCTTTATCGTCATCGTTTCCAGAAAGAGAGTTTTCACCTCAATGGGATCCTTCAGTTTCTTCTCAAGAGACTAATTATGCAAGGTCAGAATCTGGCCGATTGATTGGGCTTGATGAAAATGCAACTGGTGGCTTCAAAAAGTCCCAAGAGTCAAATTTCTTCTGCCCAGCTACATTTGCCCAATATTATCTGGATCCCTCATCATTCCCGCAGTCTGGTGGGAGGTTAAGTGTCTCCAGAGAGTCAGATGCTTACTCAAATGGAGGGAATGGGCATCAGAACAGGCAAACCAAGACAGCTAAGCAGGATGTTGAGGAATTGGAAGCTTACAGAGCATCTTTTGGTTTCAGCGCTGATGAGATTGTCACTACAGCTCATTATGTGGAGATTTCGGATGTCCTCGAGGACTCGTTTACCATGACACCATTTCCCTCGACTAAGCAACATGAGGTGGAAGGTATTCTTACTGCAGCAGCAGTTGAGGAAACAAAAATGGAGAAAACAAAAGCAGAGAAAACGCAGAAAGATACTCAAAGTCCAGAATTCTTTAAACCAGTCTTGAATCCCATTGTGGTTGAGAGAAAAGTGGCAGTTTCTCCTGATGGTCGTCAAGGTGGCACGTACATACCTGAGATGTCTTTTATTTGTCTTCTGAGTATAAGAAATCTATGTGGTTCTCCATATATTAGTTCTTATTGCTTGCTTTTTCCCACGTCTTCATGCGTCCTGTTTCTGCAGGGACTATAACCGTTTCTTTTCTATCTCAGGCCATGTCTCTGATAGGCAATCTGGAAACATCTCTGTCCGAAGTGCACCTGGGAACCACCTTCTGAGTGATGATGAGGACATCTTTTCTAAGATGGGAGCTTCTCGAATTAGTAGAAAATATCATCTTGGTTTGTCAAGCTCGGATGCAGAAGTTGAGTACAGGAGAGGCCGAAGCTTGAGACAAGGGAAAGGAGACTTTGCATGGCGTGACTAATGGTCACAGTACAAGAGTAGACAACGAAATTGTGTCTCGTATTATTGATATGCAGGCTTGCAATTGGTCTTGAATGGGGGTTTTCTTTGATAGGTAATCTAACCTCTGATCTAACCCCTCTCCCTCCATCtcccctccctctctctctctctctctctctcttgtgtgcTGTTTCCTACTGCTGAATGTATTCTGTCTCTACAGTTATACTCATGTCTGGGTCATGTGATGATCCAGTATAATATCTGGTAAATGTTGTTTAATTGGGGTGTTAGGCATTAAGGAACTCCTTTTCTGTAAATGGTCATGTATGCATTTGTTTAGAATTGGCCTGAACCCTTGTTCTGGAAAATATAGTACCACTTCTATCAGAACATCACCAATTGTCTGCTCTTTCCtgttaatttttgaaaaaatattttctttgctCTTGTTCTGTAGCATGTTACttttaacaccataacaatTAACACTATGAAGATCCGAGGCCTCTGTAGTCATAGGTGCGAGTGATTGTAGCGGCCAATTCGTGGCCACAGTGGCCTGCTGTGGGATTTCAGGATATAATCACCTATGATTCAGACTGGTTTGATGAGATAATTGTTTTGTTCTTACCGTTGGCTTTAAGAGTAGTAAATAAAGTGGATATGTAAGTCGAAATACTTCATATTTTGGATTGCTAACTGAAGTATCTGACTAGCGAGCTCTACCCAGCCTGGGGGATTAGTCTGGGTGATTCTGGGATATCCCTCTagaccacaaaaaaaaagaaaaaagaaactgaAGTATCTGAATTGGATGTACCACAACAATTTGCCATAAAGATCACACTACCACTGGCGTCTGCAACTTACACGGTCACCTATaacatatttttagaaaatcttTTCAACATACAATAGATATGTGTTCAAGGAAAGAACAGATCAACACTACACATAAAACTAGATGGCTTCAATTAAGGCACAGACTTGCGAAATAGTTCCAGAATACCAGCATATCAAGGAACTTTATGGTCTAAAAGAGCGTCaaaaaattatcaaacaaaTAATGGCActaattattcatcaaattttcCTCGAGAAAGAAGGGATGCGCAAATTGTTACCAAAGAGTTGAGACCAGAGCATTTTCCAACATTGTCCGTATGATTAAAGAAATTGGATCCTTACAAAACTATTAGTTAAACAACATTACTAGACGTAAACCCTTTTTCTCCCCAGGTTATGCATTTTCAGATTTAAATCTGGAAACGTAGAGCTTGATTCAACTTCATCTTGAACTCAAGGTAAGCCTTTTCGCAGATTTCCACTCCTTTGCATCTAGTTCTGCTACTGCTACAAGAAACCATCAGTCATAGCTGAGTCTTAACTCAATGTCCAACATTCTTCAAAGCCTTGTACTGTATGGATCATGACCCAATTGCCATATCTGCAGCTACCTCTTCAATCAATCgttaaaaggaaagagagagaTTTTGACAACAAGATCACAATGTTCTTTCCTTGCTCATCTCTTATGCAGAGGTCACCAATCGTGAAAACTTAACAGAGGAAAGACTGAATTAGTAGTTCTTTATTTCCCGGTACTTCCAAGTTCCTCAAATCATCAAGCAAAGGGGGTCAATCATTGCTGAAGTTATCAGTTCACCGCAACACTAATAAGATGAGCTGAGGAAAAATTGACAACATATAAACATTACTAACTTCAGTTGATCAGAAACAAAGAACTGCTACTTAAATAACTGTAACATGGAGAGTAAAATGGGGGAATTTCATAAAACAAATGCGCTAAGCCAAGAAGAATACAAGTTCATTTACAATGAAATGAGAGAATGTAGATAAGAGCACAAGTGTCAGAGTACACTCTGAATTTTAAAGGTTTCTCTGTATGTCAGAGCTATTTCAAAGTTCTGCCATGGTAAATGTGTCCTTGATAGATTTCAAGGCATTAACAACTTGTGTCATATTCATTCTATCTTCTGGTAAGTGCATGGAGCAAGCCAAGCCAACTTTAAGCAATGAAATCAAACACTGCTCTGGTAAACTGCATTTTGTTTCTCCTAGTGGAATGCTGCTGTTATTGGCTGCTGTAGTTCTTCTGTGATCTTCACACAGAAGTACTGGATCCACAATGTCCATCACACGCTCAGGAATTGCCATTTCAACGTATGTATGAAGATCAAGGCCTCCAGTGAACAAAGGATGTGTAGGCTTCTTCCCTGTCATCATCTCCAGCAATAGGATTCCGAAGCTGTAGACATCTCCATTACTTGATACCTCAGCACCTAAGCCATACTCTGCATTAATGTTGAAGCTTGTCAGACAGCCAAAGTATGAATTGTCAAAAATAGCTCAGttttaaaatttgttgtttttgtatATGATGTTGAATGAACATACGTAAGAaagattaatttaaaaaaatcagtCAGATTTGTACTTTCTTACCTGGAGCTACATATCCAATAGTTCCTCTGATTCCAGCAGAGCTCGTTTCCTGTAAATTTGGAGCTGAATGAACATATTTTGCCAGCCCAAGATCTCCAACATGGGCTGTCAGATCGCTGTCAAGGAGAATATTACTTGGTTTTAGATCGCAATGAACAATCTGCTTGTGGCAATGGTGATGTAGATAATCAACGGCACAAGCCACATCAATAGCAACATTAATTCTCTGAACAAGGTTTGGTATAGGAAAAATGTGCAGCTGATGTTCATCTGTTCGATGCAACCAAGTTTCTAGACTGCCGTTGGGCATGAACTCGTAGATTAAAGCTTTAAAATCATTCCCTTGGAAATCCAGACCTGAGGAAGAACTTATAATCTTCACGAGGTTCCGATGCCGGATGTTTGTCATTGCATCACACTCAGCAATAAAACTCTTGAAGGCTCCATGGTGTTGAAGGTTAAAGACTTTGATAGCCACCGACAAGTTTCCTCCTTCAGTCAGCACTCCTTTGTATACGGAGCCAGAGCTACCAGCACCAATTAGATTTTTTGCAGAGAAACCATTAGTAGCTTGGACAAGTTGTCTGTAGCTGACTCTCATGAAGAGTCTACCTGAGAAGTTTGGTGACTTTGGTTGGGTCCTCCTCCTTTTAAATGACCGCAGTCGGAAAATTGAGATTGAGATTACCACTATCACCAGGAAGGAACTTGTAATTACCACTGGTATGATGAACCTGAGAGGCTTCATATTTTTCTTTGACTCTCTCAGAGGGTGGCACTTTGGCAGTTGTAGTTCAGGAATGCCTCCACAGAGTCTCCTGTTCCCAACAACTGATACTGCACTAGCATTTCCAAAAATACCTTGTTTTGGTAGCTCTCCCACAAAATCATTGAAGGACAAATTCAGGGCCTTTATGGACATTCTTACTAAAAATTGGGGGATTGGTCCAGAAAAATTGTTACTAGAAAGGTTAAGATTTTGAATACCTTTCAAAGAACTGATAAATTCTGGAAAAGATCCCTGGAAAGAGTTACCAGCAAGGGAAAGGATTTCAAGGCTACTACAACCACCAAAGGTCCCAGGAATTTCACCTGACAGGTGATTTTCTGAAAAATCTAATCCATCTAAAATTTTCAAGTTGCCAACCTCTGATGGGATTGTTCCAGATAAACTGTTCTGAGAAAGATTTAATGAAATGGACAGGGAAGATATCCCAAAAATCTCATTTGGTATCGTACCACTCAAGTTGTTTTGAGAAAGTCCTAGGAGTAACAACTGCTTGCAGTTTCCAAGAGCTGGTGGAATGGATCCCCCCAGGTGGTTATCAGCTAAATATAGTTCATTCAACAGTGAGAGGTTTCCTACAGACTCTGGAATTTCTCCTGACAATTTATTGGAATGAAGAGACAGCCGCTGGACTTTATGAAGATAACCAATTGTACTAGGAACCGTCCCTGTGAGTTGATTACTGTCAAGAAATAAAGTCGTTAAGCTGATGAGATTACCTACCGTTGAAGGAATTTCTCCGTATATTTGGTTTCCACCAAGTAACAAGTATTGGGATGATAAGTTACCGATACTGTTGGGCAAGATCCCCTTTAGTTGGTTGCCATCCAGGTCAATTGCAAGTAATTGGCTGCAGTTTGTCATGGTACTGAGAAACTGCAATCCATCCAGTACTTCCCCACTTCCAAAATTATTATTTAGAGCAGATagcaaaattaaattttgcagGCCTCCTAAATCAACTGTTATTCTGCCGCTGAATCCATTGCCTCCAATTTCGATCCGGCCTAGCTCAGAGGCATTCGACAAAGAGGCTGGAAGTACCCCCCAGAACTGATTGTCACTCAACTGGAGATACTCAAGCTGAGGAAGCATGAGACCTAATGCTGAAGGAAGATTTCCATGTAGCTGATTACCTGGCAGAGACAAAACCTCCAGTTGAGAAAGATTATAGACAGAAACGGGGATGTTACCATTTAGTCTGTTATCGCCAAATCCAAGGCCTATTAACGTTTTCAACTGACCTAAGGCTTCAGGAATATTACCCTCCAAATGATTTTCGGCTGCAGATAGGAAACTCAGGGAAGTAAAATTCCCCATGGAAGGAGGGATATTTCCTGTTAGGTTATTGTAGTGAATCGCGAGGGATTCAAGGTTCCTCAGAGAACCAAATTCTGGTGGTATACTCCCAACTAGCTTGTTGAAGCCTAGGCTAAGTTGCAAAAGCTTGAAGCACTGGGATAGATTGCCTGGAATTTCGCCTTCCAGGGAGTTCCATGACAGATTCAGTTCCTGCAGCCTGAAGAGATTTCCAAACTGGGGCGGGATTCCACCTTGGAAGGTGTTGTTACGTAGCATCAACGTACGAAGAAAGCTGAGGTTTCCAAGAAAAGGTGACAAGAAGCCAACCAAGCCTCTGCTTTGAAGATCTATGCTGGTCACTCTTTTGTGTTTGCGACCGCATAGAATTCCCTTCCATGAGCAGAAATGATGAGAGTCATTCCATGAGTTCATAATCCCATAAGGGTCATGCtgaatttttgacttgaaaTCCAATAAAGCAACAGAATCACCATCACGATCACGATTACGTGCTTCTCTTCTGGCCATGGTTTTTGTGGAAGCCGTGTCCGAAGGAAGATTTTTGGCATGCAACACCAATACCGTCAGTAGTGCTAGCGCGAGACAAATCCTTTCAGTTGCATGAATTGAGGTTAAAAATCTTGCCATTGTCCAGAGTGGAATTGTGGATGGGATTCCCCTCTCGAGTAGGAAATTTGATAATCAGTACATAGGTTACTCCGTTTGTGCAAGGACAGATTCAAGCATTGATAGATTGAGGTTAGATGCTAGTCAAAATGCATTGAGGGCTAGACTTGAGTCCTGGGAATTGACCGCAGACTTTACGCCCAATCATTCCGGATAACGCTTGCATTTTAGAGTAACCAGACTCCAGCTTAAGTTCTTTGTTTCTAAATGAAAAGCTGTACAATAAACCTTAGTAGACTCGGGACCAATACGACTGTAAACTATTAATTAGGTTTTTGCGTACATTTGACCGTATAATTGACGTTTGATACAATTGGTACGATTATTATACTTTTTACAAAAGTTAGCATACGTTTACAAACGTGATTGTATTCATATACTATACTAATTTAATGTACATGAACACATGTATATAGTAAAACAATATTCATGCATACTAAATTATATACAATATACACCGATCAAATATGCGCATGGAGATCTCAACATAACTTGTCCTAAATTATATTTGGGTTTACTTGTTATACCTTATCGTGTCCAATTACTCTATTCTTGGAGGATGAGTGCATGGGATATTTTATTCATCTATACCGTTTCTAATTGTATTGGAAGCATTATACAATAATTGTCCTCAACGGGGATCAACTTGTAACAAGTATAATGACCAAATTGAATTACACGGAACCAAAACCGCACTGGCACTCATTCCGTCCAATGCAGTGTCATGTAAAGAGTCATACTTTTGAAATTGTCATCATCGTAATGCATACTATTTAACCTTTGATTTTTCTGAAAGGAACTCAAACATTTATGTGCAAGTTTGACCTGAATATTCTTCACCAGTAACTTTCAAGTTTGCATACCATCCTCCAAAGAAATTGAAAGTTGACACTCCCAAGTCCCAACCAAATAATCGAATGGTTTTGGTTACATTTGATTCTTTTGGAAAGAGTTTAAGGGCCACACTCAattcaatgaaaatttgacATTTTGCAGCCAATTATTCTAATGGTTTTGTTTGTATCCCTGGACAAGAATTTatgctaaggcatgggcactgATGTGCTTGAGATCCCACATTGTATGGTTTGTGAAAGGAAAACTCCAAATTGCGTAGTCATGTGGAGAAAATTAAAAGTCGTTGGAGAGGTTGATGCAATTGTTAACTTATAATATGGGCAAAGGTGGGAAAAGGGTAATTTTTTGAAGAGGCAAATTGGATTGAACCTAATGCATACATGATACAACTGGTTTCTAGCCAAATAAAGGTAAAGCGGATGGCCAAATTCTCAAAAATTGGGAGAGAAAAATGTTATTAGAAGAACAGTTCATTGATAATTGCAGAACCATTTCAGACAGCCAACGTTTAAACATAAAATGTCAAAAACAATTATATCAAGGGAAAATTTTCGTGTTTTTTATATGATGTTGCATAATTATATATACAAACAATAAAGAATCAA
Protein-coding regions in this window:
- the LOC113713685 gene encoding uncharacterized protein At1g76660 isoform X2 — protein: MLRWGGCLGGLACFGNQKGDKRIVPASLIPEATSVANQPNGAQVGGLTNQNAALLAPPSSPASFSNSALPSTVQSPSCFLSANSPGGPSSTMFDTGPFAHETQLVSPPVFSTFTTEPSTAPLTPPPELAHLTTPSSPDVPYAQFLSSSAGFRSSGKTNYVAASDPQATYSLFPGSPASTLRSPVSRASRDALSSSFPEREFSPQWDPSVSSQETNYARSESGRLIGLDENATGGFKKSQESNFFCPATFAQYYLDPSSFPQSGGRLSVSRESDAYSNGGNGHQNRQTKTAKQDVEELEAYRASFGFSADEIVTTAHYVEISDVLEDSFTMTPFPSTKQHEVEGILTAAAVEETKMEKTKAEKTQKDTQSPEFFKPVLNPIVVERKVAVSPDGRQGGHVSDRQSGNISVRSAPGNHLLSDDEDIFSKMGASRISRKYHLGLSSSDAEVEYRRGRSLRQGKGDFAWRD
- the LOC113713685 gene encoding uncharacterized protein At1g76660 isoform X3; translation: MRWGGCLGGLACFGNQKGDKRIVPASLIPEATSVANQPNGAQVGGLTNQNAALLAPPSSPASFSNSALPSTVQSPSCFLSANSPGGPSSTMFDTGPFAHETQLVSPPVFSTFTTEPSTAPLTPPPELAHLTTPSSPDVPYAQFLSSSAGFRSSGKTNYVAASDPQATYSLFPGSPASTLRSPVSRASRDALSSSFPEREFSPQWDPSVSSQETNYARSESGRLIGLDENATGGFKKSQESNFFCPATFAQYYLDPSSFPQSGGRLSVSRESDAYSNGGNGHQNRQTKTAKQDVEELEAYRASFGFSADEIVTTAHYVEISDVLEDSFTMTPFPSTKQHEVEGILTAAAVEETKMEKTKAEKTQKDTQSPEFFKPVLNPIVVERKVAVSPDGRQGGHVSDRQSGNISVRSAPGNHLLSDDEDIFSKMGASRISRKYHLGLSSSDAEVEYRRGRSLRQGKGDFAWRD
- the LOC113713685 gene encoding uncharacterized protein At1g76660 isoform X1, with product MITETEKRWGGCLGGLACFGNQKGDKRIVPASLIPEATSVANQPNGAQVGGLTNQNAALLAPPSSPASFSNSALPSTVQSPSCFLSANSPGGPSSTMFDTGPFAHETQLVSPPVFSTFTTEPSTAPLTPPPELAHLTTPSSPDVPYAQFLSSSAGFRSSGKTNYVAASDPQATYSLFPGSPASTLRSPVSRASRDALSSSFPEREFSPQWDPSVSSQETNYARSESGRLIGLDENATGGFKKSQESNFFCPATFAQYYLDPSSFPQSGGRLSVSRESDAYSNGGNGHQNRQTKTAKQDVEELEAYRASFGFSADEIVTTAHYVEISDVLEDSFTMTPFPSTKQHEVEGILTAAAVEETKMEKTKAEKTQKDTQSPEFFKPVLNPIVVERKVAVSPDGRQGGHVSDRQSGNISVRSAPGNHLLSDDEDIFSKMGASRISRKYHLGLSSSDAEVEYRRGRSLRQGKGDFAWRD
- the LOC113713685 gene encoding uncharacterized protein At1g76660 isoform X4 yields the protein MRWGGCLGGLACFGNQKGDKRIVPASLIPEATSVANQPNGAQVGGLTNQNAALLAPPSSPASFSNSALPSTVQSPSCFLSANSPGGPSSTMFDTGPFAHETQLVSPPVFSTFTTEPSTAPLTPPPELAHLTTPSSPDVPYAQFLSSSAGFRSSGKTNYVAASDPQATYSLFPGSPASTLRSPVSRASRDALSSSFPEREFSPQWDPSVSSQETNYARSESGRLIGLDENATGGFKKSQESNFFCPATFAQYYLDPSSFPQSGGRLSVSRESDAYSNGGNGHQNRQTKTAKQDVEELEAYRASFGFSADEIVTTAHYVEISDVLEDSFTMTPFPSTKQHEVEGILTAAAVEETKMEKTKAEKTQKDTQSPEFFKPVLNPIVVERKVAVSPDGRQGHVSDRQSGNISVRSAPGNHLLSDDEDIFSKMGASRISRKYHLGLSSSDAEVEYRRGRSLRQGKGDFAWRD
- the LOC113713636 gene encoding uncharacterized protein, whose protein sequence is MARFLTSIHATERICLALALLTVLVLHAKNLPSDTASTKTMARREARNRDRDGDSVALLDFKSKIQHDPYGIMNSWNDSHHFCSWKGILCGRKHKRVTSIDLQSRGLVGFLSPFLGNLSFLRTLMLRNNTFQGGIPPQFGNLFRLQELNLSWNSLEGEIPGNLSQCFKLLQLSLGFNKLVGSIPPEFGSLRNLESLAIHYNNLTGNIPPSMGNFTSLSFLSAAENHLEGNIPEALGQLKTLIGLGFGDNRLNGNIPVSVYNLSQLEVLSLPGNQLHGNLPSALGLMLPQLEYLQLSDNQFWGVLPASLSNASELGRIEIGGNGFSGRITVDLGGLQNLILLSALNNNFGSGEVLDGLQFLSTMTNCSQLLAIDLDGNQLKGILPNSIGNLSSQYLLLGGNQIYGEIPSTVGNLISLTTLFLDSNQLTGTVPSTIGYLHKVQRLSLHSNKLSGEIPESVGNLSLLNELYLADNHLGGSIPPALGNCKQLLLLGLSQNNLSGTIPNEIFGISSLSISLNLSQNSLSGTIPSEVGNLKILDGLDFSENHLSGEIPGTFGGCSSLEILSLAGNSFQGSFPEFISSLKGIQNLNLSSNNFSGPIPQFLVRMSIKALNLSFNDFVGELPKQGIFGNASAVSVVGNRRLCGGIPELQLPKCHPLRESKKNMKPLRFIIPVVITSSFLVIVVISISIFRLRSFKRRRTQPKSPNFSGRLFMRVSYRQLVQATNGFSAKNLIGAGSSGSVYKGVLTEGGNLSVAIKVFNLQHHGAFKSFIAECDAMTNIRHRNLVKIISSSSGLDFQGNDFKALIYEFMPNGSLETWLHRTDEHQLHIFPIPNLVQRINVAIDVACAVDYLHHHCHKQIVHCDLKPSNILLDSDLTAHVGDLGLAKYVHSAPNLQETSSAGIRGTIGYVAPEYGLGAEVSSNGDVYSFGILLLEMMTGKKPTHPLFTGGLDLHTYVEMAIPERVMDIVDPVLLCEDHRRTTAANNSSIPLGETKCSLPEQCLISLLKVGLACSMHLPEDRMNMTQVVNALKSIKDTFTMAEL